The following proteins are encoded in a genomic region of Saccharopolyspora antimicrobica:
- a CDS encoding ABC transporter substrate-binding protein, with protein sequence MRSRRTLIGSCLLTASLLLTACGSGGGESGPVTMTFQSLSDQPAAIEATNKIVEAWNQQHPDARVEVVPAGWDGVYDKLITQFNSGSAPDIVHYEAAGIVPFAKDGYLADLTPHLSEEKRADIPKGVLDSVTADGKVIGYPTELQSYVVFANRTLLQQAGVEIPTGPTMSWDQLRQIAKATTKDGTYGLGWGLSSPTAAFVALAPGFGGQYFQGTGEATTAQIGQGEMALPELVSQMAFQDKSILPVTLTQSGAKALAPFYAGQVAMTVQGSFQAANIAKDAPAGLDWIVLPPLAGPAGPAQAANPQTLSVNVDSEHVEQAAEFIEFFTSTENLVALNEADALIPPTTSARKALAEKLGSQNGWDAILATGEHLTSAPYLFVDKYAQWKDTVATPAYQRFLAQQTDAAGLAKELSDGWQNITR encoded by the coding sequence ATGAGGTCCAGACGCACGTTAATCGGCTCCTGCCTGCTGACCGCGAGCCTGCTGCTGACCGCTTGCGGCAGCGGCGGCGGCGAGTCGGGGCCGGTCACCATGACCTTCCAGTCCCTGTCCGACCAGCCGGCCGCGATCGAAGCGACGAACAAGATCGTGGAGGCCTGGAACCAGCAGCACCCCGATGCTCGGGTGGAGGTCGTGCCCGCGGGCTGGGACGGGGTCTACGACAAGCTCATCACCCAGTTCAACTCGGGCAGCGCACCCGACATCGTGCACTACGAGGCGGCCGGGATCGTCCCGTTCGCCAAGGACGGCTACCTCGCCGACCTCACCCCGCACCTGTCGGAGGAGAAGCGCGCGGACATCCCGAAGGGCGTGCTCGACTCCGTCACCGCCGACGGCAAGGTGATCGGCTACCCGACCGAGCTGCAGTCCTACGTGGTCTTCGCGAACAGGACGCTGCTCCAGCAGGCCGGCGTCGAGATCCCCACCGGCCCGACGATGTCCTGGGACCAGCTGCGGCAGATCGCCAAGGCCACCACCAAGGACGGCACCTACGGCCTCGGCTGGGGGCTGTCGAGCCCGACTGCGGCGTTCGTCGCGCTGGCACCCGGTTTCGGCGGGCAGTACTTCCAGGGCACTGGCGAGGCCACGACGGCCCAGATCGGCCAGGGCGAGATGGCGCTGCCCGAGCTCGTCAGCCAGATGGCCTTCCAGGACAAGTCGATCCTGCCGGTCACCCTCACTCAGTCCGGCGCCAAGGCGCTCGCCCCGTTCTACGCGGGCCAGGTCGCCATGACGGTGCAGGGATCGTTCCAGGCGGCGAACATCGCGAAGGACGCCCCGGCGGGCCTCGACTGGATCGTGCTGCCGCCGCTGGCGGGACCGGCCGGGCCCGCGCAGGCGGCCAACCCGCAGACCCTGTCGGTGAACGTCGACTCCGAGCACGTCGAGCAGGCCGCCGAGTTCATCGAGTTCTTCACCAGCACCGAGAACCTGGTGGCGCTCAACGAGGCGGACGCGCTGATCCCGCCGACCACCTCGGCGCGCAAGGCGCTGGCCGAGAAGCTCGGCTCGCAGAACGGCTGGGACGCCATCCTGGCCACCGGCGAGCACCTGACCTCGGCGCCGTACCTGTTCGTCGACAAGTACGCGCAGTGGAAGGACACCGTCGCCACGCCGGCCTACCAGCGGTTCCTCGCGCAGCAGACCGACGCCGCCGGGCTGGCCAAGGAACTCTCCGACGGCTGGCAGAACATCACGCGCTAG
- a CDS encoding CaiB/BaiF CoA transferase family protein codes for MTVSRDPSAGALAGLRVVDASTLFAGPMAAMHLGDMGAEVIKVEHPAKPDPSRTHGVAKDGVNLWWKTLGRNKRTVTADLADEGGREVFLALAATADVVIENFRPGTLERWGLGYEELSARNPGLVLARVTGFGQLGPYRARPGFGTLAEAMSGFAATTGEPDGPPTLPPFGLADGVASLATAFAIMVALSSREQRGRGQVVDVAIIEPILAMLGPQITRWDQLRTVQPRTGNRSTNNAPRNTYRTSDGHWVAVSTSAQSVAERVVRLVGRPDLVEQPWFASGADRARHADELDEAVGAWIAQRTREDVVAAFEAAQAAIAPIYDAADIVADPQFRALGTIHEITDPELGPTLMQGPLFRLSGNDGVIGFTGRPHGADTGEVLDELGFTPERIAELRARGAV; via the coding sequence ATGACCGTATCCCGCGACCCGTCGGCGGGCGCCCTCGCCGGACTGCGCGTCGTCGACGCGTCCACGCTCTTCGCCGGGCCGATGGCCGCCATGCACCTCGGCGACATGGGCGCCGAGGTGATCAAGGTCGAGCACCCGGCCAAGCCCGATCCCTCGCGCACCCACGGCGTCGCGAAGGACGGCGTCAACCTGTGGTGGAAGACGCTGGGTCGCAACAAGCGCACGGTCACCGCCGACCTCGCCGACGAAGGCGGCCGCGAGGTGTTCCTCGCGCTCGCCGCGACGGCGGACGTGGTGATCGAGAACTTCCGGCCCGGCACCCTCGAGCGGTGGGGCCTCGGCTACGAAGAGCTGTCGGCCAGGAATCCGGGGCTGGTGCTCGCCCGCGTCACGGGGTTCGGGCAGCTCGGCCCCTACCGGGCGCGGCCCGGCTTCGGCACGCTGGCCGAGGCGATGAGCGGGTTCGCCGCGACGACCGGTGAACCCGACGGCCCGCCGACGCTCCCGCCCTTCGGCCTCGCCGACGGCGTCGCCTCGCTCGCCACGGCCTTCGCGATCATGGTGGCGTTGTCCAGCCGCGAGCAGCGCGGACGGGGCCAGGTGGTGGACGTGGCGATCATCGAACCGATCCTCGCGATGCTCGGCCCGCAGATCACCCGCTGGGACCAGCTGCGCACCGTTCAGCCGCGCACGGGCAACCGCTCGACCAACAACGCGCCGCGCAACACCTACCGAACCAGCGACGGCCACTGGGTCGCCGTTTCCACTTCGGCCCAATCGGTCGCCGAGCGGGTCGTGCGGCTCGTCGGCCGGCCCGATCTCGTCGAGCAACCGTGGTTCGCCAGCGGCGCCGATCGCGCGCGTCACGCCGACGAGCTCGACGAGGCCGTGGGCGCGTGGATCGCCCAGCGCACGCGCGAGGACGTTGTGGCCGCGTTCGAGGCGGCGCAGGCCGCTATCGCACCGATCTACGACGCCGCCGACATCGTGGCCGACCCGCAGTTCCGCGCGCTGGGCACGATCCACGAGATCACCGACCCCGAGCTGGGGCCGACGCTGATGCAGGGCCCGCTGTTCAGGTTGTCCGGCAACGACGGCGTCATCGGCTTCACCGGCCGCCCGCACGGCGCCGACACCGGCGAAGTGCTCGACGAGCTCGGGTTCACTCCGGAACGGATCGCCGAACTGCGCGCCCGGGGGGCGGTATGA
- a CDS encoding SUMF1/EgtB/PvdO family nonheme iron enzyme: protein MTYAFDPLVPRPIDRQTDVPVTGSPDAELLDEAKIFAGPSDPADRPAWRRLLHEWRDDARNRHGYTGTAYDRPAAAWAMRCYSVAQVWLWDELLYSFEDRRFTPERFIADARERFGGLDAVVLWHAYPIIGLDERNQWDFYRDVPGLSRLVDALHDAGLHVFVDYNPWDVGTRRGEDDLTELASLAADLDADGVFLDTLKKAEPEFVARLERARPGIVLEGESKLPVERIEDHSCSWAQFFADSPVPGVLRAHWYERRHMQHHVRRWHRDHTEELHSAWLNGVGVMVWEVVFGVWVGWSRRDAATVRRMVTVQRAVGDLLLAGEWTPLAELTDDAEATGVYASRWELGGLTLWTVVNRGEEDYPGPVIPASDDGRLIDLFGDGLVPGRGIGALLHIAPGTAEPTWLSELLEVLRGMPHDSDARFPHRLAIRRTPEPSSGAAEPGAVVVPAGPYVLTVRYRARETGMYQGAPYVDEWKPLPPRLHDARTLQRDGELAAAVAVAASEVTNGQFAEFLEATGYRPAEAHRFLAHWVDGRPSTPDDPVTFVDLDDARAYCAWRGGRLPTEDEWQLAGETGRLRRGEPAVWNWTESEHSDGRTRFVMLKGGCDYRAEGADWYVEGGRRDPDFSVKLLLPGLGLARSATVGFRCAWDLSTVEEVR, encoded by the coding sequence ATGACCTACGCGTTCGACCCGCTCGTTCCCCGCCCGATCGACCGGCAGACCGACGTGCCGGTGACCGGATCGCCGGACGCCGAGCTGCTCGACGAGGCCAAGATCTTCGCCGGGCCGTCCGATCCCGCCGACCGGCCCGCGTGGCGGCGGCTCCTGCACGAGTGGCGCGACGACGCCCGCAACCGCCACGGCTACACCGGCACCGCCTACGACCGGCCGGCGGCGGCCTGGGCGATGCGCTGCTACAGCGTCGCCCAGGTGTGGCTGTGGGACGAGCTGCTCTACTCGTTCGAGGACCGGCGGTTCACGCCGGAGCGCTTCATCGCCGACGCGCGCGAGCGCTTCGGCGGGCTGGACGCGGTCGTGCTGTGGCACGCCTACCCGATCATCGGGCTCGACGAGCGCAACCAGTGGGACTTCTACCGCGATGTGCCGGGCCTGTCCCGGCTCGTCGATGCCCTGCACGACGCGGGGCTGCACGTGTTCGTCGACTACAACCCGTGGGACGTCGGCACCCGGCGCGGCGAGGACGACCTGACCGAGCTCGCCTCGCTCGCCGCCGACCTCGACGCCGACGGCGTCTTCCTCGACACCCTCAAGAAGGCGGAACCGGAGTTCGTCGCGCGCCTCGAACGGGCCCGCCCCGGGATCGTGCTCGAAGGCGAGTCCAAGCTGCCCGTCGAGCGCATCGAGGACCACTCGTGCTCGTGGGCGCAGTTCTTCGCGGACTCGCCCGTGCCAGGAGTGCTGCGCGCCCACTGGTACGAGCGGCGGCACATGCAGCACCACGTTCGCCGCTGGCACCGCGACCACACCGAGGAGCTGCACTCGGCGTGGCTCAACGGCGTCGGCGTCATGGTGTGGGAGGTGGTGTTCGGCGTCTGGGTCGGCTGGTCGCGCCGGGACGCGGCGACCGTGCGACGCATGGTCACCGTCCAGCGCGCGGTCGGCGACCTGCTGCTCGCCGGTGAGTGGACGCCGCTCGCGGAACTCACCGACGACGCCGAGGCCACCGGGGTGTACGCATCGCGCTGGGAGCTGGGCGGTCTGACACTGTGGACGGTCGTCAACCGCGGCGAGGAGGACTACCCGGGGCCCGTGATTCCGGCGTCCGATGACGGCAGGCTGATCGATCTCTTCGGTGACGGCCTCGTGCCGGGGCGAGGCATCGGCGCGCTGCTGCACATCGCACCGGGTACCGCGGAGCCGACGTGGCTGTCTGAACTGCTCGAAGTGCTGCGCGGCATGCCCCACGACTCGGATGCGCGCTTCCCGCACCGCCTCGCGATTCGCCGCACGCCGGAACCGAGCTCCGGTGCGGCCGAACCGGGCGCCGTCGTCGTGCCCGCCGGGCCGTACGTGCTGACCGTGCGCTATCGCGCGCGCGAGACGGGCATGTACCAGGGCGCTCCCTACGTCGACGAGTGGAAGCCGCTTCCACCCAGGCTGCACGATGCGCGGACGCTGCAGCGGGACGGCGAACTCGCCGCGGCCGTCGCGGTCGCCGCGAGCGAGGTGACGAACGGGCAGTTCGCCGAGTTCCTCGAAGCGACGGGCTACCGGCCCGCCGAGGCACACCGGTTCCTCGCGCACTGGGTCGACGGCCGTCCGTCCACACCGGACGATCCGGTGACCTTCGTCGACCTCGACGACGCACGCGCCTACTGCGCCTGGCGCGGCGGCCGACTGCCCACCGAGGACGAATGGCAGCTCGCCGGCGAGACGGGCCGGTTGCGGCGCGGCGAGCCGGCCGTGTGGAACTGGACCGAGAGCGAGCACTCCGACGGCCGGACGCGGTTCGTCATGCTCAAGGGCGGCTGCGACTACCGCGCCGAGGGCGCCGACTGGTACGTGGAGGGCGGTCGGCGGGATCCGGACTTCAGCGTGAAGCTGCTGCTCCCCGGGCTGGGCCTGGCCCGCAGCGCGACGGTCGGCTTCCGCTGCGCCTGGGACTTGTCCACTGTGGAGGAGGTTCGATGA
- a CDS encoding ADP-ribosylglycohydrolase family protein yields MRLTWAQPEDLLAHELVQSAAEGKDVAEIRDRWVAAGGDPVPAVSGASPDPATPAMRSLARTLLDELDAIAAAPAPEEPDDWEAILALLPPAPDLPRPTRERALGAWTGRAAGCLLGKPVEKIPRQGIEEILRATGRWPLNRYFTAVGLPRDVAERWPWNRRSAGTSLEENIAGMPEDDDLNYPMLALSLLERHGRAFTTDDVAQLWLDNLPAGRVFTAERAAYRNILDARPVPGTATHHNPFREWIGALIRTDVFGWVSPGDVRAAARLAWTDARLSHTRNGVYGAMWAAALASAAMVCDSAEEVLDAAESVVPPDSRLARAVRFGRAVAAESDVRTGLDRLHAEYGHLHWVHVLNNAAVIAYALAKGQGEFGPSVSVAVLAGWDTDSAAATVGGVVGALRGVEGIGEQWTAPLDGRIATSLPGGEQRIADLAERTAALSTGGKAR; encoded by the coding sequence ATGAGGCTCACCTGGGCGCAGCCGGAGGACCTGCTCGCCCACGAGCTGGTGCAGTCCGCGGCGGAGGGCAAGGACGTCGCCGAGATCCGCGATCGGTGGGTCGCCGCCGGTGGCGACCCGGTTCCCGCGGTGAGCGGTGCCAGCCCCGATCCGGCCACACCGGCGATGCGTTCGCTGGCACGCACGTTGCTCGACGAGCTCGACGCCATCGCCGCCGCACCGGCACCGGAGGAGCCCGACGACTGGGAGGCGATCCTCGCGCTGCTCCCACCCGCACCGGATCTGCCACGCCCGACGCGGGAACGGGCGCTCGGGGCGTGGACCGGTCGCGCGGCGGGCTGCCTGCTCGGCAAGCCGGTCGAGAAGATCCCGCGGCAAGGCATCGAGGAGATCCTGCGGGCGACCGGGCGCTGGCCGCTGAACCGGTACTTCACCGCCGTCGGACTCCCCCGCGACGTCGCGGAGCGCTGGCCGTGGAACCGGCGCTCCGCGGGCACGTCGCTGGAGGAGAACATCGCCGGGATGCCGGAGGACGACGACCTCAACTACCCGATGCTGGCGCTCTCCCTGCTCGAACGGCACGGCCGCGCGTTCACCACCGACGACGTCGCGCAGCTCTGGCTGGACAACCTCCCTGCCGGACGCGTGTTCACCGCGGAACGCGCTGCCTACCGCAACATCCTCGACGCCCGGCCCGTTCCGGGGACGGCGACGCACCACAACCCCTTCCGCGAGTGGATCGGCGCGCTCATCCGGACCGACGTCTTCGGCTGGGTGTCGCCGGGTGATGTGCGCGCTGCCGCGCGGCTGGCCTGGACCGACGCGCGGCTGAGCCACACGCGCAACGGTGTCTACGGGGCGATGTGGGCGGCGGCTCTCGCGTCCGCGGCGATGGTGTGCGATTCCGCGGAGGAAGTCCTGGACGCGGCGGAGTCGGTCGTCCCGCCGGACAGCCGCCTCGCCCGGGCGGTCCGGTTCGGCCGCGCGGTGGCGGCGGAGTCCGATGTGCGCACCGGGCTCGACCGCCTGCACGCGGAGTACGGGCACCTGCACTGGGTGCACGTGCTCAACAACGCGGCGGTCATCGCCTACGCGCTTGCCAAGGGCCAGGGCGAGTTCGGGCCGAGCGTTTCGGTCGCGGTGCTGGCGGGCTGGGACACCGACTCCGCGGCGGCGACCGTCGGCGGAGTCGTCGGAGCACTGCGCGGCGTGGAGGGCATCGGCGAGCAGTGGACCGCGCCGCTCGACGGGCGCATCGCGACCTCGCTGCCCGGCGGCGAGCAGCGCATCGCCGACCTCGCCGAACGCACCGCCGCGCTCTCGACCGGAGGAAAGGCACGATGA
- a CDS encoding carbohydrate ABC transporter permease, whose amino-acid sequence MTTPMVRARRREVAALVMPSLIPILVLSIAPLVVGIALAFTDARLVRKPDYDVVGLDNFARLAGNSLFWDSLRIGLIWTVSVTLLQLVAAMGLALLLNSGLRLQGLTRVLALVPWAMPPVVVAIMWQMIYSANGGPLNAFLGGIGLPGDINWLGDFSTALPAVIVVGVWVGMPQTTITLLAGLQQIPADLHEAAAVDGAGAWRRFTAVTWPSLRPIVTSITSLNFIWNFNSFALVYVLTEGGPGGRTMVPVLFVYLEAFKNRNLGYAAAMGVVLVIVIVAVLALYLRAQFRHDRTEKAR is encoded by the coding sequence ATGACCACTCCCATGGTGCGCGCCCGGCGGCGCGAGGTCGCCGCGCTGGTCATGCCCTCGCTGATCCCGATCCTGGTGCTCAGCATCGCGCCGCTTGTCGTCGGGATCGCGCTCGCCTTCACCGACGCGCGGCTGGTCCGCAAGCCCGACTACGACGTGGTGGGGCTGGACAACTTCGCGCGCCTGGCGGGCAACTCGCTGTTCTGGGATTCGCTGCGGATCGGCCTGATCTGGACGGTCAGCGTCACGCTGCTCCAGCTCGTGGCCGCCATGGGCCTGGCGCTGCTGCTCAACTCGGGCCTGCGCCTGCAGGGCCTCACCCGGGTGCTCGCGCTCGTCCCGTGGGCGATGCCGCCCGTGGTCGTGGCGATCATGTGGCAGATGATCTACTCGGCCAACGGCGGCCCGCTCAACGCGTTCCTCGGCGGCATCGGCCTGCCCGGCGACATCAACTGGCTCGGGGACTTCTCCACCGCGCTGCCCGCCGTGATCGTCGTCGGCGTGTGGGTCGGGATGCCGCAGACCACCATCACGCTGCTGGCCGGTCTGCAGCAGATCCCCGCCGACCTGCACGAGGCGGCCGCCGTGGACGGCGCCGGGGCCTGGCGCCGGTTCACCGCCGTGACCTGGCCGAGCCTGCGCCCGATCGTCACCTCGATCACGTCGCTGAACTTCATCTGGAACTTCAACTCGTTCGCCCTGGTCTACGTGCTCACCGAGGGCGGCCCGGGCGGGCGGACGATGGTCCCGGTGCTCTTCGTCTACCTGGAAGCGTTCAAGAACCGCAACCTCGGTTACGCCGCCGCGATGGGCGTCGTGCTCGTCATCGTCATCGTGGCCGTGCTCGCCCTGTACCTGCGGGCGCAGTTCCGCCACGACCGCACCGAGAAAGCGCGGTGA
- a CDS encoding ADP-ribosylglycohydrolase family protein produces the protein MTWLEDRAVAVITGAAVGDALGGATEGWTPEQIEERHGGRVTGIVGPWYPNWRDARPIAPYHKGDGHITDDTLMTCALVEVYAKRRAHLDAYAMAEDLVPLMIGEPRWVPELETSALLLQRVFLAEKWIVTKLHYGHADPREAGAGNVVNCGAAMYIAPVGIANAGDPRGAYAEAIDLTGAHQSSYGREAAGVLAAMVAASVAPGAGLDDVVEAALSVAHDGTAAALRAVVDAFSNSIPPSTDEQERALARRVREVVAPFDSVGPHYRQMSMDARRPSRTKSIEELPAALGLVLGHRGEYRGSVLASVNYGRDADSIASMAGAICAGLGGTTVVPAEWVDAIDEASRTDLRATGRLMASAAADILRADRERALARVAGIGAAIGEEA, from the coding sequence GTGACCTGGCTGGAGGACCGCGCGGTCGCGGTGATCACCGGCGCGGCGGTGGGCGATGCCCTCGGCGGCGCTACGGAGGGGTGGACGCCGGAGCAGATCGAGGAACGGCACGGCGGCCGGGTGACCGGCATCGTCGGCCCGTGGTACCCGAACTGGCGCGACGCGCGCCCCATCGCCCCGTACCACAAGGGCGACGGGCACATCACCGACGACACCCTGATGACCTGCGCGCTCGTCGAGGTGTACGCCAAGCGCCGCGCCCACCTCGACGCCTACGCGATGGCCGAGGACCTGGTCCCGCTGATGATCGGCGAGCCCCGGTGGGTGCCCGAGCTGGAGACCTCCGCACTGCTGCTGCAGCGGGTCTTCCTCGCGGAGAAGTGGATCGTCACCAAGCTCCACTACGGACACGCCGATCCGCGCGAGGCGGGCGCGGGCAACGTCGTCAACTGCGGGGCCGCGATGTACATCGCGCCGGTCGGGATCGCCAACGCGGGCGATCCGCGCGGTGCGTACGCGGAGGCGATCGACCTCACCGGCGCGCACCAGTCGAGCTACGGCCGGGAAGCGGCCGGGGTGCTGGCCGCGATGGTGGCTGCCTCGGTCGCTCCCGGTGCCGGGCTCGACGACGTGGTCGAAGCGGCTCTCTCGGTCGCCCACGACGGGACGGCCGCGGCTCTGCGCGCCGTCGTCGATGCGTTCTCGAATTCTATTCCGCCAAGCACCGACGAGCAGGAACGCGCGCTCGCGCGCCGCGTCCGCGAGGTCGTCGCACCGTTCGACTCGGTGGGGCCGCACTACCGGCAGATGTCGATGGACGCCCGGCGGCCGTCCCGGACGAAGTCGATCGAGGAGCTGCCCGCCGCGCTCGGGCTCGTGCTCGGCCACCGGGGCGAGTACCGCGGTTCGGTGCTGGCCTCGGTCAACTACGGCCGCGACGCCGACTCGATCGCCTCGATGGCGGGCGCGATCTGCGCGGGCCTCGGTGGCACCACCGTCGTGCCCGCGGAGTGGGTGGACGCGATCGACGAGGCCAGCCGCACTGATCTGCGCGCGACCGGGCGGCTGATGGCTTCAGCTGCGGCCGACATCCTCCGCGCCGACCGGGAACGAGCACTCGCGCGCGTTGCCGGCATCGGTGCCGCGATCGGAGAAGAGGCATGA
- a CDS encoding LacI family DNA-binding transcriptional regulator: MTSTRATLLQVAERAGVSLASTSRALHGTGASKAMVERVRAAAAELGYSVDAIGRSLRMKKTFQIAFAIADIGNPVYVEMMRGIHEVLAPHGFRVVVMTTGDTADSAADLVRSLNSGFVDGMILVPLRTDDRLIAEIQQAPVPVVVIGRAMSDHGVSSISTDSAAGIGAAVEHVRSCGRRRIGFLNGPLDTTPGASRQRGFDAAAGGFERVETEIADDFTVSAGLTAARRLFARTSGPAERLDAVVAANDLLAIGAIRAAREFGLAVPGDVAMTGMDDTELGRVFLPSLTSVSLGSTERGRAAAELVLGLTDDPDQPARQVAVGPELIVRESTTDGPAS, encoded by the coding sequence ATGACGTCGACACGGGCCACGCTCTTGCAGGTGGCCGAGCGTGCGGGGGTTTCGCTGGCCTCCACCTCCCGCGCCCTCCACGGGACCGGCGCGAGCAAGGCGATGGTCGAGCGGGTCCGGGCGGCGGCCGCCGAGCTCGGCTACAGCGTGGACGCGATCGGGCGGTCGCTGCGCATGAAGAAGACCTTCCAGATCGCCTTCGCCATCGCCGACATCGGCAACCCGGTCTACGTGGAGATGATGCGCGGCATCCACGAGGTGCTCGCCCCGCACGGCTTCCGGGTCGTGGTCATGACCACCGGCGACACCGCCGACTCCGCCGCCGACCTGGTGCGCAGCCTCAACAGCGGCTTCGTCGACGGGATGATCCTCGTGCCGCTGCGCACCGACGACCGGTTGATCGCGGAGATCCAGCAGGCCCCGGTGCCCGTCGTGGTCATCGGGCGCGCGATGAGCGACCACGGCGTCAGCTCGATCTCCACCGACTCCGCGGCCGGCATCGGTGCGGCCGTCGAGCACGTGCGCTCGTGCGGCCGCCGGCGCATCGGCTTCCTCAACGGCCCGCTCGACACGACACCGGGCGCGTCCCGGCAACGCGGCTTCGACGCGGCAGCCGGAGGGTTCGAGCGCGTCGAGACCGAGATCGCCGACGACTTCACCGTCAGCGCAGGGCTGACCGCCGCTCGGCGGCTCTTCGCCCGCACGTCCGGCCCCGCGGAGCGGCTCGACGCCGTCGTGGCGGCGAACGATCTGCTCGCCATCGGGGCGATCCGGGCCGCGCGCGAGTTCGGGCTGGCGGTGCCCGGCGACGTGGCCATGACCGGGATGGACGACACCGAGCTCGGCCGCGTGTTCCTGCCGAGCCTGACGAGCGTGTCCCTGGGCTCCACCGAGCGCGGGCGCGCGGCGGCCGAGCTCGTGCTCGGCCTCACCGACGATCCGGACCAGCCCGCGCGGCAGGTCGCCGTGGGGCCCGAGCTGATCGTGCGCGAGTCCACAACGGACGGACCGGCGTCATGA
- a CDS encoding carbohydrate ABC transporter permease has protein sequence MRLLIRPAQYAALAAYLLFLGFPLLWLISASVKSSAELNSLSVSLLPQQWHWENYSQALDRQGLVRSAWNSLVVALVSTALVILIALPASYVLARVKGKVRMAGVTWILVSQVFPVVLVVLPLFLVLRTFGLTDSLVGLVLVHTTYMLPFALWMLQGYVASVPVELEEAGSMDGASRFTVLRAIVFPLLTPGIVATAMFSFVASWNEFFFALVLLQSPENYTLPITLKMFIGGEGKVALGPLAAGAVLAAIPSIVFFTLLRRRLTSGLMAGAVKG, from the coding sequence ATGCGTCTCCTGATCCGTCCCGCCCAGTACGCGGCGCTCGCCGCCTACCTGCTGTTCCTCGGGTTCCCGCTGCTGTGGCTGATCTCGGCCTCGGTGAAGTCCTCCGCTGAGCTCAACTCGCTGTCGGTGAGCCTGCTGCCGCAGCAGTGGCACTGGGAGAACTACTCGCAGGCGCTCGACCGGCAGGGCCTCGTCCGCTCCGCGTGGAACAGCCTTGTCGTGGCGCTGGTGTCGACCGCGCTGGTGATCCTGATCGCCCTGCCCGCGTCGTACGTGCTCGCCCGGGTGAAGGGCAAGGTCCGGATGGCGGGCGTGACCTGGATCCTGGTGAGCCAGGTGTTCCCGGTCGTCCTCGTGGTCCTGCCGCTGTTCCTGGTGCTGCGGACGTTCGGGCTGACCGACAGCCTGGTCGGGCTGGTGCTCGTGCACACGACCTACATGCTGCCGTTCGCGCTGTGGATGCTGCAGGGCTACGTCGCGTCGGTGCCGGTCGAGCTCGAAGAGGCCGGGTCGATGGACGGCGCGAGCCGGTTCACCGTGCTCCGCGCGATCGTGTTCCCGCTGCTGACCCCGGGCATCGTCGCGACGGCGATGTTCAGCTTCGTCGCCTCGTGGAACGAGTTCTTCTTCGCCCTCGTCCTGCTGCAGTCGCCGGAGAACTACACGCTGCCGATCACGCTGAAGATGTTCATCGGCGGCGAGGGCAAGGTCGCGCTCGGGCCGCTCGCCGCGGGAGCGGTGCTCGCGGCGATTCCCAGCATCGTCTTCTTCACCCTCCTGCGCCGCAGGCTCACCAGTGGGCTCATGGCGGGGGCGGTGAAGGGATGA